One Paenibacillus sp. genomic window carries:
- a CDS encoding large ribosomal subunit protein uL22, translating into MEAKAHLSHVRITARKARLVLDLIRGKKVGE; encoded by the coding sequence GTGGAAGCGAAAGCACACTTGAGTCATGTTCGCATCACGGCACGGAAAGCGCGCCTGGTGCTCGATCTCATCCGCGGCAAGAAAGTGGGCGAAG